In Limnohabitans sp. TEGF004, the genomic window TCGTGGCTCACATTTGGCCTATTGGGCAACACACTGGCACTGCACGCGCAAACCGTGAGTTCACCGCCTTTGGTGCTCAAGCCCAGCAGTTTGTTGCAAGAGCTGATCTTGGATGACACGCGCAAACAACTGCCGACGTTCATACAAAGTGACACGCTGCGTGGCCGCCCAGACCTGCAAACCATCTTAGATGGTCAAGTCGTGATCCGTCGCGGCGACCTGCTCCTCAAAGCTGACAAGGTCGATTACGACCAAGCGGAAGATTTCGCCAAAGCGCGTGGCAACGTCTACATCAACCGTTCTGGCAATGTGTACGAAGGCCCCGCCCTTGACATTCATCTGGATGCCTTTGAAGGCTTCTTCACCCAGCCCAAGTATCAACTGTTGAAAAACAAAGCCTACGGCAAAGCCGAGCGGATCGACTTCATCGACCCCGCCAACACGGTGATGCACAAGGCAGACTTCACCACTTGCCAACGCAAACCAGGTCCAAGCTGGACACCCGATTGGTTTTTCAAAGGCGACAAAATCACACTCGACACCGACCGCAACATCGGCTTGGCTGAAGGCGCGTCGTTGCGGTTCAAAGATGTGCCGATTTTGCCAGTGCCCTCAATTGACTTCCCGCTCAGCGATGAGCGTAAATCTGGTTTGCTGCCACCCACCATTGGTGTCGACAACATTGGCGGCTTGGAATACACCCAGCCTTACTACTGGAACTTGGCGCCCAACCGCGACGTCACCTTTTCTCCCACCTATTGGAGCAACCGTGGCCTGCGCCTGAGCACCGAGCTGCGCTACTTAGAAGGCCTGCCACCTCTGCAAGCGCCATTTCAAGGCCAAATGCGCTTTGACTACATGGAGAAAGATGCCTTGCGCGATGGTTCGCGCCGCTGGGGCATGCAGTACTCCCACGTGGGCTTGGTGAACCCTGGTTTTGCAGGTGGCGCATTGGGGCTGAACTTGAACCTCAACCGTGTCAGTGATGACGACTATTGGAAAGATTTCGCCATCATTGGCGGCTCAGGCGTGCAACGTCTGTTGTCAAACGATGCGGGCTTGAATTGGACCAATGGGATTTACACCACGTCGGTGCGCACACAGATGTGGCAAACCTTGCAAGACTTGGCCAATCCCATTGGTAACCGCATCACGCGACCATTCAACCGTATGCCGCAATTCACAGCACGCATGCAGCGCATCAACGTGGGGGGCTTTGACTTTAGCTTGGACGGTGACTTGACACGGTTTGAATCTGCTCGCGATTACGAATGTTTGAATGGCGCCAGTTACCGATCCGCCTGCGCACCCAATGCAGACCGCGCAGTGGCGTTGGCTCAAATCAGCCGACCATTCAACACCCCCTTTGGTTACCTCACACCCAAACTGCAGCTCAACAGCCGCAGTTACCAATTCAGCGGTGGCTTGCCCAACAATCCGTTCTACAGCGGCCACGAAGGCCAAAGTGGCGCCAGCGTCAGCGTGCCGACGTTCAGCCTCGACACCGGAATCGCGTTCGAGAAATCTACACGTCTGTTTGATCGCGCATGGGTTCAAACTTTAGAGCCTCGGGCTTTCTATGTTTACACGCCCTATCGCGATCAGAACTACTTGCCCAACTACGACTCGGGTGGCAACTCGTTCAACTTCGCCAGCATCTTCACCGAGAACGCGTTTGGCGGCTATGACCGCATCTCCGACAGCAAGCTGCTGACCCTAGGCGCCACCTCTCGTTTCATCGATCCGGAAACAGGCGCCGAAGGCGCACGTTTTGGTGTGGCGCAGCGCCTACGTATGAAGGAGCAGAACGTCACCATGCCCGATGATCCCACGGGCAAAACCGGCATCAGCGATCTTTTGGCCGGCGCGTCTGTGGCGCTGAACAGAGCATGGGCCGTCGACACCACCGTTCAGTACAACCAAAAGACAGACAACTTCTTGCGTCGCATGGTCAGCGGTCGTTACAACCCTGGCTCCTACCGCGTCATCAGCGCCGCGTATCGAACCGAAAATACGGAAGCGGGAGCTGCCGCCTCACGTCAAGTAGATGTCGGCTGGCAATGGCCCTTGCACGACCTCTGGGGAGGTTCGGACATTGGTGGTGGCGAAGGACGTGGATTGGGCGAGGGACGCTGGTACAGCGTGGCACGCTTGAACTACAACCCTCTCGATAAAAAGATGGTCGAGTCTGTCATTGGCTTCGAATACGATGCGGGTTGTTGGCTCAGCCGCGTGGTCGCTGAGCGTTTGCAGGTGACGGATGGCTTGGCCCGCCAACGCTTGTTGTTTCAACTTGAATTTGTAGGCTTCTCGCGCATCGGCACCAATGCCATGGGCTCACTGCGCTCCAATGTGCCACGGTATCAGCCGTTGCGACAACCTTCTATGACACCCAGCCGCTTCGGCAATTACGATTGATGATGACCATGTTTTCTCTCACCTTACGCTTTGCCCGTCGGTCGTCACTCACCTGGCTGGCGATTGCTTTGGCAAGCTCTGGAGTATGGGCTCAAACGTCCAAAACCAATACCATATCAGGCCGTGACTTCATTGTGGCGGTTGTCGATGCCCAACCCATCACCAACCACGATGTCAATGTTCGCGCAGCATTGCTTGCACAGCAACTGCGTCAACAGAAGAAAAATGTTCCTGCGCCATCTGAGTTGCTGCAAAACAGCCTTGAGCGCTTGATCACCGAAAAAGCCCTCTTGCAATATGCGAAAGAAGCGGGCGTCACCGTTGAGAATGAAGCGGTCGATCAAGCTGAACAGCGCATGGCCGCACAAAACCAAATGTCTGTTGATGCACTCCACGCAAAATTTCGCGCCGAGGGCACCAGCGTTGCGAGCCTTCGACAAAACATCAAAGATCAAGCAATCCTGCAGCGCCTGACCGAGCGCAACGTACCAAGCCGTATCAAGGTCAGCGAGGTTGAAATCGACCAAGCTGTTCGCGAACGCCAAAATGCCAGCGTCAACACCAACCCTGACATCGAGTTGGGTCACATCTTGGTGGCAGTGTCCGAAAAAGCCAATGATGCAGATGTTGTAGCCCTCCAAAGCAAAGCCCAGACTGCGTTAGCACGCGCCAAACAAGGCGAAGACTTCGGCAAGTTGGCTAAAGAGTTGTCTGACAGTGCAGAGCGTGACAAAGGCGGATTAATGGGCGTGCGCGCAACCAGCCGCTACCCCACCTTGTTTGTGGATGCCACCAAAAACTTGGCCGTGGGTGATGTCACCCTCGTACGCTCAGGCGCCGGCTTTCACATTTTGAAATTAGTAACGAAGCGCGCCAGCAGCGTGGTGACCGTGACGCAAACCCATCCTCGCCACATCCTGCTACGCCCAGGCGGCCAACTGAGCCAAACCACAGCACGCGCCCAATTGGCTGAATACAAACGCCAAATCGAAGCGGGCAAAGCAGACTTTGCCAAGTTGGCTCGTGAACATTCACAAGATGCCAGTGGCCCCGACGGCGGCGACTTGGGTTGGGTCTCGCAAGGCATGTTTGTGCCTGAATTTGAAGAGGTGATGAACAAATTGCAGCCAGGCCAAATCGCCGACCCGATGGTGTCTCGGTTTGGCGTGCACCTGATTCAAGTGATGGAACGTCGAGAAGCCCCCATCAGCGAGCGCGAGCTGCGCGACATGGCGCGCAACGGCTTGCGTGAGAAAAAGTTTGATGAAACCTACCAACTGTGGGCCCAAGAAGTGCGTGGCCGCGCCTATGTGGAATACCGCGACGCACCGCAATAAGCAGAGCCCACTTTGAAACACATTGCACGCAAGCGCTTCGGCCAACACTTCTTAACCGACGGCGCCATCATTGAAAGCATCGTCGATGCGATCGACCCGCAACCGGGCGACCCCATGGTCGAAATTGGCCCAGGCTTGGCCGCGCTCACACAGCCCTTGGTGGAGCGCTTAGGTCGTCTCAATGTCATTGAGTTAGACCGCGATTTGGCCGTGCGCCTGCGCGAGCATCCGCACCTGAACGTGATTGAGTCCGACGTGCTGCGCGTGGACTTCACGCAATTGGCTGCTGACCTCAAGGTACCCAAGCTGCGCGTGGTGGGTAACCTGCCGTACAACATTTCGTCGCCCATCCTGTTCCATCTGCTGGAGCATGTGGCCGTGGTGCAAGACCAGCACTTCATGCTGCAAAAAGAAGTGATTGACCGCATGGTGGCCAAGCCCAGCAGCAGCGACTACAGCCGCTTGAGCGTGATGCTGCAGTGGCGCTACGACATGGAAGACGTGTTGTTTGTGCCGCCCGAATCGTTTGACCCACCTCCGCGCGTGGACAGCGCCGTGGTGCGCATGGTGCCCTTGGCGGAGCCCCCCAAAATTAACGTCAAGCTGATGGAGGAAATGGTGAAAACAGCTTTCAGCCAACGCCGCAAGCTGTTGCGCCACACCTTGGGCCGTTGGTTGGAAGCGCGTCACTTTGCGGGCACCTTCGATGTGCAACGCCGTGCAGAAGAAGTGCCGGTGGCCGAATATGTGGCTCTGGTGCAAAGTCTGTAAAGACCCAAACGCCAAAAACAAAACCCGTCGCAGGTGACTGCTGACGGGTTTTTTGTTGGCGCTGCTACGAAAGCAGCCTGCCAGTTAAGCCGCTGTTTGCCAGTAGCCTGCGTTGAAGGGGCTGCTCATGCGCAAAGCCATGGGCGACACGTCGACCAGCTTGTCAGTTGGCATTTTTTCGCCCTCTTCCAGCAACTCAATGCCTTCGGCTGCCACGCCTGGCTTTTCAGCCGACGGGGCACGAGCCACGGAGAATGAGTAGAAGCAACGGAACGCCACTTTGCGGTCAGACCAGTAGTCAGCCGCTTCGCGGAAGATGTCCAACAGCTGTTCGCGGGCTTCTTTGTCAAACTTGGCGTGGGCAGGAATGTGCTCCAACACCAAGATAAAGCCAGGCTGTGGGCCAGACTTGTGCAAGGGGTCGGTCATGCCGTCGTACAAGGAATCAAAGTTCTTGCTAGCCGAGGCAGACAGGTTGAACTCTTTGGAAATGATGTCCAAGATGTCTTGCTTGCTTTGGGCTTGGGCCAGGTTCACATAAAGAAAATGGTGGCCAAGGCCTTGGGCCGCCTCTTGCAAATCAGGCACGCGGAACGCGCGGATGGACTGAACAATATTGGTTTTGATAGTACGCAAAGGCATGAAAATCGCCGTTCTTAAGACTGTTTTAAATACGTTTGATCTTCGGGTTAACCCGAAAATTGAAAGCGCAAGTGTCTTCGAATTGAAACAAAAAAGCAAGGGCCCTCCCATTTCTGGGGGGCCCTTGAAGGGTTATTTAACCTAAAAAGGCTAATTTAAGCTGTAAAAACGCTTATCGAGCTGCGCTGGCATCCGCCACGGTCAACGCGGTCATGTTGACGATGCGACGCACCGTGGTGCTCGCGGTCAGGATGTGCACCGGTTTCGCCGCACCCAGCAACACTGGGCCAATGGCAATATTGCCGCCAGCCGCTGTTTTGAGCAGGTTGTACGCAATGTTGGCAGAGTCCAAGTTAGGCAAAACCAGCAAATTGGCATCACCAATCAGGGTGGTGTCCGCCATTTGAGCGGCACGCACATCGCCGTCCAGCGCCACATCGCCATGCATTTCGCCATCAATTTCAAGCCAAGGTGCCTTTTTCTTGACCAAAGCCAAGGTTTCGCGCATTTTGATGGCCGAAGGCTGGTCGCTGCTGCCAAAGTTGGAATGCGACAACAACGCAGCTTTGGGCTGGATACCAAAACGGCGCATTTCTTCAGCCGCCATCACCGTGATTTCAGCCAATTGCTCTGCGGTTGGGTCGTAGTTGATGTGGGTGTCGACCAAGAACACCTGGCGGTCTGGCAGCAACAAACCATTCATGGCGGCATACGTGCTCACGCCCTTGCGGTTGCCAATCACCTGGTCCACATAGTTCAAATGCGTGAGCGGTGTGCTCCAAGTGCCGCAAATCAGGCCGTCTACCTCACCTTTGTGCAGCATCATGGTGCCAATCAGCGACAAACGGCGGCGCATGTCAATTTTGGCCAACTGCTCGGTCACGCCTTTGCGGGCGGTCATCTTGTAATAGGTTTGCCAGAAGTCGCGGTAGCGGTGGTCTTGCTCGACGTTGACCACGTCGTAATCCACGCCCTCTTTGAGGCGCAAACCAAATTTTTCAATGCGCTGCGCAATCACGGAAGGACGACCAATCAAGGTGGGCTTCGCCAAGCGTTCGTCCACCACGATTTGCACAGCGCGCAAGACGCGCTCTTCTTCACCTTCGGCGTAACACACACGCTTTTTAGTCGCGCGCTTGGCGGCGGCATAAATCGGTTTCATGATCGAACCGGACGCATAGACAAAGCCTTGCAGCTTCTCAATGTAGGCCTCCATATCTTGGATCGGACGCGTGGCCACACCGCTGTCTGCGGCGGCTTTGGCCACGGCAGGGGCAATCTTCATCATCAAGCGTGGGTCGAATGGCTTGGGAATGAGGTACTCAGGACCAAAAGCCAACGTCTCGCCCGCATAGGCGGCTGCCACCACTTCGCTTTGCTCGGCTTGTGCCAATTCAGCAATGGCGTACACCGCGGCGATTTCCATCTCATCGGTGATGGTGGACGCACCTGCATCCAGCGCACCACGGAAGATGTAGGGGAAACACAGCACGTTGTTCACTTGGTTGTGATAGTCGCTACGTCCCGTGGCGATGATGGCGTCATCGCGCACGGCCTTCACTTCTTCGGGCGTGATCTCTGGGTTGGGGTTGGCCAAGGCCATGATGATGGGCTTGGCAGCCATCTTCTTGACCATCTCTGGCTTCAGCACGCCGCCAGCGGACAGGCCCAAAAACACATCGGCGCCTTCGATGATGTCGCTCAGTGTGCGCGCATCGGTTTTTTGGGCGTACTGAATCTTGTCTTCGTCCATCAGCTCGGTGCGGCCTTCATAGACCACGCCAGCCAAATCAGTGACATAAATGTTTTTGCGTGGCATGCCCATCTTGAGCAACAGGCCCAAACAGGCCAAAGCGGCAGCACCAGCACCGGAGGTGACCAGTTTGACGTTTTTGATATCTTTGCCTGCCACCTTGAGGCCGTTCAAGATCGCTGCGCCCACGGTGATGGCGGTGCCATGTTGGTCATCGTGGAAGACTGGGATCTTCATGCGCTCGCGCAACTTGCGCTCGACGTAGAAGCAATCAGGCGCCTTGATGTCTTCGAGGTTGATGCCGCCGAAAGTGGGCTCTAACGACGCAATGATGTCAACCAATTTGTCGAGGTTCTTCTCGTCTATTTCCAAGTCGAACACGTCAATGCCCGCGAACTTCTTGAACAGAACGCCTTTGCCTTCCATCACAGGCTTAGAGGCCAAGGGACCAATGTCGCCCAAGCCCAGCACGGCCGTGCCGTTGGTAATGACGGCCACCAAGTTGCCACGACTGGTGTACTTGAATGCGTTGTTGGGATCTTTGACGATTTCTTCGCAAGGCGCAGCCACGCCGGGCGAATAAGCCAAGGCCAAATCATGTTGGTTCACCAACTGCTTGGTGGCGTGAATCGCCACTTTGCCTGGAGTTGGAAACTCGTGGTATTCGAGAGCGGCACGGCGCAGTTCGGCACGTGCCTCGGCGCTGTTGTGAGAGTGGTTGGAACCCATAGAAATCTCCTTGTTATGCAAAAGGCGGCGCGCTTTGCACAAGTGCGACCGCCTTAGCTTGTGATTTCATTTTAGGCCTGTGTCTAGGGCGGTTTGTCCGTGGATGTGCGTATGCAAGTGGCAATGGTTTTTACTTATTCGCAAAAGCAAACTTTATAGGTCAATAGGGATTTTTCTTGGGCTGCCGCTTGGCTAAGAAATTAACCGCGCATGAACGCTTCAATTTCAGAAGCAATTACAGGCACACCACGAGAAATCAGCTCGCAACCATTAGCAGTCACGATCCCATCGTCCTCAATACGAATGCCAATGTTCCAAAACGCCTCGGGCACATCCGGCCCGGGGCGCACATAGAGGCCTGGCTCAATGGTGAGCACCATGCCCTCGCGCAAGAGGCGGCTGGGTCGATTGACGATGGTCTCGCCCGACAAGGGGTCTTTGCGTTCGCTGGTTTGGCCCAACTCGGTGGGCTCCACATAGCTGCCGCAGTCGTGCACATCCATGCCCAGCCAGTGGCTGGTGCGGTGCATGTAAAACGGGAAGTACGCACGCTTTTCAATCACGTCTTGCGCATTGCCGTGTTTGGCTTTGTTCAACAAACCGAGGTCCAACAAACCTTGCGCCAACACTTTGACGGTGGCGTCGTGCGGGTCCACAAAACGCGCGCCGGCTTTGGTCGCCACCACTGCCGCGTCTTGGCTGGCCAGCACCAAGTTGTACAGGTCGCGTTGCGGGCCGGTGAACTTGCCGTTCGCAGGAAAAGTGCGCGTGATGTCACTCGCATAACCATCCAACTCACACCCTGCATCGATCAATACCAACTCGCCATCGCGCACAGGTGCGGCATCGGCGCGGTAGTGCAACACGCAGGCATTGGCGCCCGCGGCCACGATGGATGTGTACGCCGGAAACTGGGAGCTGTGCATGCGGAACTCGTGCAGCAACTCGGCATCTAAGTGGTACTCGCGCACGTCTTGGCCTGCCCGCAACATGCGCGCGCTGGTTTGCATGGCACGGATGTGGGCATGCGCGCTGATGGTGCTGGCACGGCGCATCACGTCTTGTTCGTGTGCGTCTTTGATGAGGCGCATCTCATCCAACGGGCCACAGGCATCGCGTTGCTGCGACGGGCACTGTGCACCAAAACGCACGCGGGAGCGTACGGCGTTGAGCCAACCATCTACGCGAGTTTCCAAACCTTTGTGCGTCGCAAATGGGTACCAAACAGTCTGCTGGTTCTCCAACAATTTGGGCAGTTGCTTGTCCAGCTCGGTAACCGACACGGCAGCTGTTACGCCCAGCGCTGACA contains:
- a CDS encoding LPS-assembly protein LptD, which encodes MLLPLIHRQIHALSWLTFGLLGNTLALHAQTVSSPPLVLKPSSLLQELILDDTRKQLPTFIQSDTLRGRPDLQTILDGQVVIRRGDLLLKADKVDYDQAEDFAKARGNVYINRSGNVYEGPALDIHLDAFEGFFTQPKYQLLKNKAYGKAERIDFIDPANTVMHKADFTTCQRKPGPSWTPDWFFKGDKITLDTDRNIGLAEGASLRFKDVPILPVPSIDFPLSDERKSGLLPPTIGVDNIGGLEYTQPYYWNLAPNRDVTFSPTYWSNRGLRLSTELRYLEGLPPLQAPFQGQMRFDYMEKDALRDGSRRWGMQYSHVGLVNPGFAGGALGLNLNLNRVSDDDYWKDFAIIGGSGVQRLLSNDAGLNWTNGIYTTSVRTQMWQTLQDLANPIGNRITRPFNRMPQFTARMQRINVGGFDFSLDGDLTRFESARDYECLNGASYRSACAPNADRAVALAQISRPFNTPFGYLTPKLQLNSRSYQFSGGLPNNPFYSGHEGQSGASVSVPTFSLDTGIAFEKSTRLFDRAWVQTLEPRAFYVYTPYRDQNYLPNYDSGGNSFNFASIFTENAFGGYDRISDSKLLTLGATSRFIDPETGAEGARFGVAQRLRMKEQNVTMPDDPTGKTGISDLLAGASVALNRAWAVDTTVQYNQKTDNFLRRMVSGRYNPGSYRVISAAYRTENTEAGAAASRQVDVGWQWPLHDLWGGSDIGGGEGRGLGEGRWYSVARLNYNPLDKKMVESVIGFEYDAGCWLSRVVAERLQVTDGLARQRLLFQLEFVGFSRIGTNAMGSLRSNVPRYQPLRQPSMTPSRFGNYD
- a CDS encoding peptidylprolyl isomerase, giving the protein MFSLTLRFARRSSLTWLAIALASSGVWAQTSKTNTISGRDFIVAVVDAQPITNHDVNVRAALLAQQLRQQKKNVPAPSELLQNSLERLITEKALLQYAKEAGVTVENEAVDQAEQRMAAQNQMSVDALHAKFRAEGTSVASLRQNIKDQAILQRLTERNVPSRIKVSEVEIDQAVRERQNASVNTNPDIELGHILVAVSEKANDADVVALQSKAQTALARAKQGEDFGKLAKELSDSAERDKGGLMGVRATSRYPTLFVDATKNLAVGDVTLVRSGAGFHILKLVTKRASSVVTVTQTHPRHILLRPGGQLSQTTARAQLAEYKRQIEAGKADFAKLAREHSQDASGPDGGDLGWVSQGMFVPEFEEVMNKLQPGQIADPMVSRFGVHLIQVMERREAPISERELRDMARNGLREKKFDETYQLWAQEVRGRAYVEYRDAPQ
- the rsmA gene encoding 16S rRNA (adenine(1518)-N(6)/adenine(1519)-N(6))-dimethyltransferase RsmA, which encodes MKHIARKRFGQHFLTDGAIIESIVDAIDPQPGDPMVEIGPGLAALTQPLVERLGRLNVIELDRDLAVRLREHPHLNVIESDVLRVDFTQLAADLKVPKLRVVGNLPYNISSPILFHLLEHVAVVQDQHFMLQKEVIDRMVAKPSSSDYSRLSVMLQWRYDMEDVLFVPPESFDPPPRVDSAVVRMVPLAEPPKINVKLMEEMVKTAFSQRRKLLRHTLGRWLEARHFAGTFDVQRRAEEVPVAEYVALVQSL
- a CDS encoding NADP-dependent malic enzyme; the protein is MGSNHSHNSAEARAELRRAALEYHEFPTPGKVAIHATKQLVNQHDLALAYSPGVAAPCEEIVKDPNNAFKYTSRGNLVAVITNGTAVLGLGDIGPLASKPVMEGKGVLFKKFAGIDVFDLEIDEKNLDKLVDIIASLEPTFGGINLEDIKAPDCFYVERKLRERMKIPVFHDDQHGTAITVGAAILNGLKVAGKDIKNVKLVTSGAGAAALACLGLLLKMGMPRKNIYVTDLAGVVYEGRTELMDEDKIQYAQKTDARTLSDIIEGADVFLGLSAGGVLKPEMVKKMAAKPIIMALANPNPEITPEEVKAVRDDAIIATGRSDYHNQVNNVLCFPYIFRGALDAGASTITDEMEIAAVYAIAELAQAEQSEVVAAAYAGETLAFGPEYLIPKPFDPRLMMKIAPAVAKAAADSGVATRPIQDMEAYIEKLQGFVYASGSIMKPIYAAAKRATKKRVCYAEGEEERVLRAVQIVVDERLAKPTLIGRPSVIAQRIEKFGLRLKEGVDYDVVNVEQDHRYRDFWQTYYKMTARKGVTEQLAKIDMRRRLSLIGTMMLHKGEVDGLICGTWSTPLTHLNYVDQVIGNRKGVSTYAAMNGLLLPDRQVFLVDTHINYDPTAEQLAEITVMAAEEMRRFGIQPKAALLSHSNFGSSDQPSAIKMRETLALVKKKAPWLEIDGEMHGDVALDGDVRAAQMADTTLIGDANLLVLPNLDSANIAYNLLKTAAGGNIAIGPVLLGAAKPVHILTASTTVRRIVNMTALTVADASAAR
- a CDS encoding aminopeptidase P N-terminal domain-containing protein, which gives rise to MTHPIAHAQIYAERRARLAAQLGDGGVAIIPTAPEHARNRDSDFPYRHDSYFYYLTGFTEPNAWLVLDATGRSTLFCQPKDLEREIWDGYRLGPDAAVSALGVTAAVSVTELDKQLPKLLENQQTVWYPFATHKGLETRVDGWLNAVRSRVRFGAQCPSQQRDACGPLDEMRLIKDAHEQDVMRRASTISAHAHIRAMQTSARMLRAGQDVREYHLDAELLHEFRMHSSQFPAYTSIVAAGANACVLHYRADAAPVRDGELVLIDAGCELDGYASDITRTFPANGKFTGPQRDLYNLVLASQDAAVVATKAGARFVDPHDATVKVLAQGLLDLGLLNKAKHGNAQDVIEKRAYFPFYMHRTSHWLGMDVHDCGSYVEPTELGQTSERKDPLSGETIVNRPSRLLREGMVLTIEPGLYVRPGPDVPEAFWNIGIRIEDDGIVTANGCELISRGVPVIASEIEAFMRG